One segment of Meriones unguiculatus strain TT.TT164.6M chromosome X, Bangor_MerUng_6.1, whole genome shotgun sequence DNA contains the following:
- the LOC110542996 gene encoding rhox homeobox family member 2-like: MLHEGPDKEEEQLNGVRAQMVLLAGEGRNEEESGRGQSGSGAAAAEREGAEELSGEGPSPAGASGLMDNHNPEGTSSSRQENEKQPGEPVPKDMEVAESVRHVPVVVSGVQPVSVLVRHRCFQHKFTPRQLQELERIFQQNHFIGAEERKQLARWIGVTEARVQNWFKGRREQYRRQQKL; the protein is encoded by the exons ATGCTTCACGAAGGACCTGACAAGGAAGAGGAGCAACTGAATG GTGTGAGGGCACAGATGGTCTTGCTGGCTGGAGAGGGGAGAAACGAGGAAGAGAGTGGACGTGGCCAGTCTGGGTCGGGAGCTGCAGCAGCAGAACGGGAAGGAGCAGAAGAATTAAGTGGAGAAGGTCCCTCTCCTGCGGGCGCTTCAGGCCTCATGGATAACCACAACCCAGAGGGCACCAGCAGCAGTCGGCAGGAGAATGAGAAACAGCCAGGGGAGCCAGTCCCCAAGGACATGGAGGTCGCAGAAAGTGTGAGGCATGTGCCAGTGGTGGTGTCCGGTGTGCAGCCTGTGTCAGTGCTTGTACGCCACCGTTGCTTCCAGCACAAGTTCACTCCGAGGCAGTTGCAGGAGCTGGAGCGGATTTTCCAGCAGAATCACTTCATCGGTGCAGAAGAAAG AAAACAGCTGGCAAGATGGATAGGTGTGACTGAAGCTAGAGTTCAG AATTGGTTTAAGGGGAGACGAGAACAATACAGGAGACAGCAGAAGCTATAA